In the genome of Paenibacillus pabuli, one region contains:
- a CDS encoding alpha/beta hydrolase, which yields MPQVKRVIRSKWFLWITGVVGILIAAFCVLSFILVNSVSATFEAGSVEEKYALPGTYEVDALEIKDEQGEKLYRVYSPQSTDVMHPLIAWGNGTGALPDNYDQLLRHLASWGFIVIDTYSQTTGTGKEIMAAIQYMLNENEATVSPFYHRIQKDRVGAAGHSQGSTGVINAHTNFENGDLIKTVVSIALPDLKYCDPEDVYDTSAMKVPFFVIGGTRDFIISPSDSNKLAVENTNPDLPVLMAMAKGAAHTAIEQDGGQHRGYLTAWMRYRLMNDSEASMAFVGKNAEIGNNKIWKDVTSANLL from the coding sequence ATGCCACAAGTAAAAAGAGTAATTCGGAGCAAGTGGTTTCTATGGATAACAGGTGTTGTCGGTATTTTGATCGCTGCCTTTTGCGTACTATCCTTCATCCTCGTAAATTCGGTATCGGCTACTTTTGAAGCCGGAAGTGTTGAAGAAAAATATGCTCTACCTGGCACGTACGAGGTAGATGCGCTGGAGATCAAGGACGAACAAGGCGAGAAGCTCTACAGGGTTTATTCTCCGCAATCAACGGATGTCATGCACCCGCTCATCGCTTGGGGTAACGGAACGGGGGCATTACCTGACAATTATGATCAGTTGTTAAGACACCTGGCCAGTTGGGGATTTATCGTCATTGATACATACAGCCAAACCACAGGTACAGGAAAAGAAATTATGGCTGCGATTCAATATATGCTCAATGAAAATGAAGCGACGGTCAGCCCGTTCTATCACAGGATTCAAAAAGATCGGGTCGGTGCGGCAGGACATTCGCAGGGATCAACGGGTGTGATTAACGCTCATACGAACTTTGAGAACGGGGATCTCATCAAAACAGTTGTATCGATTGCTCTGCCTGATCTGAAATATTGTGATCCAGAGGATGTGTATGATACATCCGCGATGAAGGTTCCATTTTTTGTTATAGGGGGGACCCGAGATTTCATCATCTCTCCGTCAGACTCCAACAAATTGGCAGTGGAGAATACCAATCCGGATCTTCCGGTCTTAATGGCCATGGCTAAAGGCGCTGCACATACAGCGATAGAGCAGGATGGAGGGCAGCATAGAGGTTATTTGACAGCTTGGATGAGATATCGATTGATGAATGATTCGGAGGCTAGTATGGCCTTTGTTGGAAAGAATGCTGAAATAGGAAACAATAAAATTTGGAAGGATGTTACTTCCGCAAATTTACTATAG
- a CDS encoding GntR family transcriptional regulator encodes MYKKIETYIIDQIRSGNWKPGSRIPSENELAEQFSVSRITVKNALTALVDKGVVYRLQGKGTFVNDHSPEEIHNITSAVKEPLTAPTIGFLLPRLDNRFTANLLSGIEDILSENGYQLLFAKTNDSQETEILKIQEMKQAGVRGLIIYPVEGEHYNNEILALTLNRFPLVLLDRTLKGVETNSISSDNHEAAIQAVKHLHELGHSRIGFISTLAEGTSSIEDRLHGYEKALEDHHILIDRSIQMTRLAMSDSDEEVIMMIQKFLQANPQMTALLSSNFSPHVIQAAIQMGISVPEDLSVVFFDDVEFPEFCIIPPTAVVQQELELGREAGRVILKQVENPSSEYLQVKLPTMLVPRQSTAKAKS; translated from the coding sequence ATGTACAAGAAAATCGAAACATATATCATTGACCAGATTCGAAGCGGGAATTGGAAACCGGGCAGCCGAATCCCCTCCGAAAATGAACTTGCTGAACAATTCAGTGTGAGCCGCATCACGGTGAAAAATGCCCTTACAGCTCTGGTGGATAAAGGAGTGGTCTACCGACTTCAGGGCAAAGGTACCTTTGTCAACGATCACAGCCCGGAGGAAATTCATAACATCACTTCAGCGGTAAAAGAGCCTCTCACAGCACCGACGATCGGGTTCCTTCTCCCCCGTCTCGACAATCGATTCACCGCCAATCTGCTGAGCGGAATTGAGGACATCCTTTCAGAGAATGGCTATCAATTGTTATTTGCCAAGACGAATGATTCACAAGAGACAGAGATTCTCAAAATCCAGGAAATGAAACAGGCAGGCGTCAGAGGACTAATTATCTATCCAGTTGAGGGGGAGCACTATAACAATGAGATTCTTGCGCTTACGCTAAATCGCTTTCCCCTTGTCCTGTTGGACCGCACTCTGAAAGGGGTAGAGACGAACTCCATCAGCTCGGACAACCATGAAGCAGCTATACAGGCAGTTAAGCATCTTCATGAGCTTGGACACAGTCGAATTGGCTTTATTTCCACTCTTGCTGAGGGGACATCAAGTATTGAGGACAGATTGCATGGGTATGAGAAAGCTTTGGAGGACCATCATATTCTGATTGATCGAAGTATACAGATGACACGTCTGGCCATGAGTGACAGCGATGAAGAGGTTATCATGATGATTCAGAAGTTTTTACAGGCAAATCCGCAGATGACGGCCCTTCTATCCTCCAATTTCAGCCCTCATGTTATTCAAGCGGCGATTCAGATGGGAATCTCTGTACCAGAAGATTTATCTGTCGTGTTCTTTGATGATGTCGAATTTCCGGAGTTCTGTATCATTCCGCCCACGGCTGTTGTCCAACAGGAACTTGAACTCGGACGAGAAGCGGGCAGAGTCATCCTGAAACAAGTGGAGAATCCAAGCAGTGAGTATCTTCAGGTTAAGTTACCCACGATGCTTGTTCCCAGACAGTCAACAGCAAAAGCGAAATCATAG